The following are encoded in a window of Eschrichtius robustus isolate mEscRob2 chromosome 1, mEscRob2.pri, whole genome shotgun sequence genomic DNA:
- the FLRT2 gene encoding leucine-rich repeat transmembrane protein FLRT2, whose translation MGLQTTQGPSQGAFFLKSWLLISLGLYSQVSKLLACPSVCRCDRNFVYCNERSLTSVPLGIPEGVTVLYLHNNQINNAGFPAELHNVQSVHTVYLYGNQLDEFPMNLPKNVRVLHLQENNIQTISRAALAQLLKLEELHLDDNSISTVGVEDGAFREAISLKLLFLSKNHLSSVPVGLPVDLQELRVDENRIAVISDMAFQNLTSLERLIVDGNLLTNKGIAEGTFSHLTKLKEFSIVRNSLSHPPSDLPGTHLIRLYLQDNQINHIPLTAFSNLRKLERLDISNNQLRVLTQGVFDNLSNLKQLTARNNPWFCDCSIKWVTEWLKHIPSSLNVRGFMCQGPEQVRGMAVRELNMNLLSCPTTTPGLPLFTPAPSAALPTTQPPTLSVPTPSRSYMPLTPMASKLPTIPDWDGRERVTPPLSERIQLSIHFVNDTSIQVSWLSLFTVMAYKLTWVKMGHSLVGGIVQERIVSGEKQHLSLVNLEPRSTYRICLVPLDAFNYRAVEDTVCSEATTHASYVNNGSNTASSHEQTTSHSMGSPFLLAGLIGGAVIFVLVVLLSVFCWHMHKKGRYTSQKWKYNRGRRKDDYCEAGTKKDNSILEMTETSFQIVSLNNDQLLKGDFRLQPIYTPNGGINYTDCHIPNNMRYCNSSVPDLEHCHT comes from the coding sequence ATGGGCCTACAGACTACACAGGGGCCCAGCCAGGGGGCTTTTTTCCTGAAATCTTGGCTTCTCATTTCCCTGGGGCTCTACTCACAAGTGTCAAAACTCCTGGCGTGCCCTAGCGTGTGTCGCTGCGACAGGAACTTTGTCTACTGTAACGAGCGAAGCTTGACCTCAGTGCCTCTTGGGATCCCGGAGGGCGTCACTGTACTCTACCTCCACAACAACCAAATTAATAATGCTGGGTTTCCTGCAGAGCTGCACAACGTACAGTCTGTGCACACCGTGTACCTTTATGGGAACCAACTGGATGAATTCCCCATGAACCTTCCCAAGAACGTCCGAGTTCTCCATCTGCAGGAAAACAATATTCAGACCATTTCACGGGCCGCCCTGGCCCAGCTCTTGAAGCTTGAAGAGCTCCACCTGGATGACAACTCAATATCCACGGTGGGGGTGGAAGATGGGGCCTTCCGGGAGGCCATTAGCCTCAAATTGTTGTTTCTATCCAAGAATCACCTGAGCAGCGTGCCCGTGGGGCTTCCCGTGGACCTGCAAGAGCTGAGAGTGGATGAGAATCGAATTGCCGTCATATCAGACATGGCCTTTCAGAACCTCACGAGCTTGGAGCGTCTGATCGTGGATGGAAACCTGCTGACCAACAAGGGCATCGCCGAGGGCACCTTCAGCCACCTCACCAAGCTCAAGGAATTTTCCATTGTCCGGAATTCGCTCTCCCATCCCCCCTCTGATCTCCCAGGTACGCACCTGATCAGGCTCTATCTGCAGGACAACCAGATCAACCACATCCCTTTGACAGCCTTCTCGAATCTCCGGAAGCTGGAACGGCTGGATATATCCAACAACCAGCTGCGCGTGTTGACTCAAGGGGTCTTCGATAACCTCTCCAACCTGAAGCAACTCACTGCTCGGAATAATCCTTGGTTCTGTGACTGCAGTATTAAATGGGTCACGGAATGGCTCAAACACATACCCTCATCTCTCAACGTGCGAGGTTTCATGTGCCAGGGTCCTGAACAAGTCCGGGGGATGGCAGTCCGGGAGTTGAATATGAATCTGTTGTCCTGTCCCACCACGACCCCCGGCCTGCCTCTCTTCACCCCAGCCCCAAGTGCAGCTTTGCCCACGACTCAGCCTCCCACACTCTCTGTCCCGACCCCTAGCAGAAGCTATATGCCTCTAACTCCCATGGCATCGAAACTCCCCACGATTCCCGACTGGGATGGCAGAGAAAGAGTGACCCCGCCTCTTTCTGAACGGATCCAGCTCTCTATCCATTTTGTGAATGACACTTCCATTCAAGTCAGCTGGCTCTCTCTCTTTACTGTGATGGCGTACAAACTCACATGGGTGAAAATGGGCCACAGTTTGGTGGGGGGCATCGTTCAGGAACGCATTGTCAGTGGTGAGAAGCAGCATCTGAGTCTGGTCAATTTAGAGCCCAGATCCACTTATCGGATTTGCTTAGTGCCACTGGATGCATTTAACTACCGAGCTGTAGAAGACACCGTTTGTTCTGAGGCCACCACCCACGCCTCCTATGTGAACAACGGCAGCAACACGGCTTCCAGCCACGAGCAGACGACTTCCCACAGCATGGGCTCCCCTTTCCTGCTGGCGGGGCTCATCGGGGGCGCGGTGATATTTGTGCTCGTGGTCCTGCTCAGTGTCTTTTGCTGGCATATGCACAAAAAGGGGCGCTACACCTCCCAGAAGTGGAAATACAACCGAGGCCGGCGGAAAGATGACTATTGCGAGGCAGGCACCAAAAAGGACAATTCCATCCTGGAGATGACAGAAACCAGCTTTCAGATCGTCTCCTTAAATAACGATCAGCTCCTTAAAGGAGATTTCAGACTGCAGCCCATTTACACCCCAAATGGGGGCATTAATTACACAGACTGTCATATCCCCAACAACATGCGATACTGCAACAGCAGTGTGCCAGACTTGGAGCACTGCCATACGTGA